The Candidatus Nitrosotenuis cloacae DNA window CGTCTTTCCAACTCCGGCGGATCCGGAAAACAGCAGGTGCGGCATCTCTGATATGTTTTTTATCAGCGCCGTGATGCTTCCGACTATCTCTTTTTGGTTTACCAGTTCTGATATCTTGTGGGGCCTGTACTTTTCAACCCACATTATGCTGGACTCTGACATTTAGATGAAATGAATATGCATTACTAATAACTACTACGCCTGAGGATCAAATGATCAAAGCTACTTGTGAACACAATTGATCGATCGTATCCATTAAATCCCTGAGCCATGTTTCTTAAATGTTGAAAATAAACGACCTCTTGCAGGTTTATTCAATAGGGTATGCCACGCAGGACGTAAAGACTGTCATAAATCATGATTTCAAGGTAAATGTATCAAACATTACAATCGACGGAAAGCAGGGCGAGGTGCTGAACCTTCCTCGCTGGGTCTCGCAGACTCTGGAATCGGAAAAGCATGCAGAGATCCAAGAATCGGACATGGGAGTAGAACTTACGCAGTCAATCTCAAAGGAGAACTTTCAGGGAGAAGAGCTGTCCCACATTGATCCGGACTTTTACATCCGGGTCACCGGATACATTGCAAGGCAGTCAGACAAGGAAAAGGACAAACTGGAAAGCCTGCTTAAGACGCTAATTCGAAAAAGACTAGGAAAGCTCATCCCGATGGCAAACTCCATGGAACTTACGGCGGACATGGCAAAGAAACTATCCATCGAGGAGAGGGCGTTATACAACCAGGTCCACGAACACAGTACCGATTTTGTAGATCAGATATTTGGTGAAAGGTAATGGCGCAGGAAACACAGACTCAGGCAGCCCTGATTGATCAGATACAGAACTTCCTTGCCTCATTTAAGGACAAGTCCGGCTCGTTCAGGTATGTTGAGGAGATAGACCAGATGATGGCAAAGCAGGCAAAGTACATTGTAGTTGACTACAACGACGTGGTGTCGCAAAGAGAGATAGAAGTCAAGTTTAACTCAAGTCCGGACGAGGTGCTTTACGCATTTTCGCGTGCAGTAAAGAACATCTTGGAAGAAAGGTTCCCAGACTATGCAAAAAAGATCTCAGATGACATACGAGTAAGAATTGCAAACTATCCAATCCAGAGGAGCCTGCGTCAGATAAACGCCGAGGTGATAGGCAGGATGACAAGCGTATCTGGAATGGTGGTACGTTCCTCTGAGGTAAAGCCGCTTGCAAAAAGCGTGCTGTACAAGTGTCCTGAGGGCCACATCACAGAGGTTCCGCTGGAAAGAGGGTTGACACTCTACACGCCGACCAAGTGCTCACATGACAAGTGCACTCACCGCGACCTGAGGATTGATCCTGAGAACAGCAAGTTCATCGACTTTCAGATAGTAAGGTTGCAGGAACTCCCCGAGGATCTTCCACCAGGACAGCTTCCGCACTATATTGACGTAACAATAAAGCAGGATCTTGTGGACAACGCAAGGCCAGGCGACAGAATCATACTTACTGGTATCGTCCGAATAGAGCAGGAGCAGATAACTGGAACTAGAATCCACAGCGGCCTGCACCGACTGAGAATCGAGGGAAACAACATCGAGTTCCTCGGAGGCAGAGGAACCAAAAACTCCAGGAGATCCGAAAGGGAGGAGATCTCGCCAGAAGAGGAAAAAATAATCAAGTCGCTTGCGCGAACGTCTGACATTTACGACCGACTGATCGCCTCGTTTGCGCCGCACATCCAAGGTTCTGCAATAATAAAAGAATCAATACTGTTGCTTATAGTCGGCTCCACCCAAAGGGTGCTGCAGGACGGCACAAAGATTAGAGGTGACATCAACGTGTTCCTTGTAGGTGACCCTGGAACTGCGAAGAGCGAAATGCTCAAATTCTGCGCAAGGATTGCGCCAAGGGGTCTGTACACATCCGGCAGGGGTTCAACTGCTGCAGGACTTACTGCGGCAGTGGTGCGCGACAAAACCGGAATTATGATGTTGGAGGCCGGAGCTGTGGTATTGGGCGATCAAGGTTTAGTTTGTATCGACGAGTTTGACAAGATGAAGCCCGAGGACCGAAGCGCCCTGCACGAGGTGATGGAGCAGCAGTCAGCAAGCATCGCAAAGGGAGGAATAGTTGCAACGCTCAACGCAAGGACATCAATTTTGGCTGCGGCAAACCCGATGTATGGAAAATATGATCCGTTCAAAAACATCACAGAAAACGTGGCGCTTCCAATCCCACTTTTGACAAGATTTGACCTCATATTCGTGGTGCGCGACATTCCGTCAAAGGAAAAGGACAGAAACATCGCGCAGCACATCATCGGGCTGCACAAGCGCTCGTCATCTGACAACCGATCTCTTATCGACGTTGACATTTTCACAAAATACCTCGCATACTGCAAGAGATCCGATCCTCTGCTGACCCCAGAAGCAGAAGAAAAGATACTGGAATACTATCTAAAGATGAGAAACGTCGAATCAGAGGAAATGATCACAGTAACTCCAAGGCAGCTTGGGGGGCTGGTCAGACTTGCCACTGCAAGGGCAAGGCTGCTCCAAAAGGACCAAGTCGACGGCGAGGATGCGGAGAGGGCGATATTTCTCATCCAGAGCATGCTTGAAGATGCGGGAGTGGACGTCAATACCGGAAAGGTGGATCTTGGGGTGCTGCAGGGTAGGCCGCACAGCGAGGTCTCAAAGCTGCAACTGTTCATGGACGTCCTAAAGTCACTGGAAGGCGACGGCAAGGCCGCAGTTGAGGAAAAAACGTTCATCAAGGAACTCGTCAAGACCGGCAAGTTCACAGAAGAAGAGGCAAGAAGCTTCCTTAGGAGAATGCTGCGGGAGGCATCAATTTATGAATCCAAGCCAGGCCACTATAACCGTGTATGAGAATAACGGACCTTCCAATAGCTGATTCTGCACGCCAATTTCTAACTGGTCAGGGAATCGAGA harbors:
- a CDS encoding DNA replication complex GINS family protein, with amino-acid sequence MKINDLLQVYSIGYATQDVKTVINHDFKVNVSNITIDGKQGEVLNLPRWVSQTLESEKHAEIQESDMGVELTQSISKENFQGEELSHIDPDFYIRVTGYIARQSDKEKDKLESLLKTLIRKRLGKLIPMANSMELTADMAKKLSIEERALYNQVHEHSTDFVDQIFGER
- a CDS encoding minichromosome maintenance protein MCM is translated as MAQETQTQAALIDQIQNFLASFKDKSGSFRYVEEIDQMMAKQAKYIVVDYNDVVSQREIEVKFNSSPDEVLYAFSRAVKNILEERFPDYAKKISDDIRVRIANYPIQRSLRQINAEVIGRMTSVSGMVVRSSEVKPLAKSVLYKCPEGHITEVPLERGLTLYTPTKCSHDKCTHRDLRIDPENSKFIDFQIVRLQELPEDLPPGQLPHYIDVTIKQDLVDNARPGDRIILTGIVRIEQEQITGTRIHSGLHRLRIEGNNIEFLGGRGTKNSRRSEREEISPEEEKIIKSLARTSDIYDRLIASFAPHIQGSAIIKESILLLIVGSTQRVLQDGTKIRGDINVFLVGDPGTAKSEMLKFCARIAPRGLYTSGRGSTAAGLTAAVVRDKTGIMMLEAGAVVLGDQGLVCIDEFDKMKPEDRSALHEVMEQQSASIAKGGIVATLNARTSILAAANPMYGKYDPFKNITENVALPIPLLTRFDLIFVVRDIPSKEKDRNIAQHIIGLHKRSSSDNRSLIDVDIFTKYLAYCKRSDPLLTPEAEEKILEYYLKMRNVESEEMITVTPRQLGGLVRLATARARLLQKDQVDGEDAERAIFLIQSMLEDAGVDVNTGKVDLGVLQGRPHSEVSKLQLFMDVLKSLEGDGKAAVEEKTFIKELVKTGKFTEEEARSFLRRMLREASIYESKPGHYNRV